The following proteins come from a genomic window of Acinonyx jubatus isolate Ajub_Pintada_27869175 chromosome C1, VMU_Ajub_asm_v1.0, whole genome shotgun sequence:
- the MATN1 gene encoding cartilage matrix protein codes for MRAISGTSLVLCGLLLWLQAPCTLGLAPQSRGHLCRTRPADLVFVVDSSRSVRPVEFEKVKVFLSQVIESLDVGPNATRVGVVNYASAVKQEFPLRAHGSKAALLRAVRGIRPLSTGTMTGLAIQFAITKAFSDAEGGRARSPDISKVVIVVTDGRPQDSVRDVSARARASGIELFAIGVGRVDKATLRQIASEPQDEHVDYVESYSVIEKLSKKFQEAFCVVSDLCVTGDHDCEQVCLSSPGSYTCACREGFALNSDGKTCNVCNGRGGSSATDLVFLIDGSKSVRPENFELVKKFINQIVDTLDVSDKLAQVGLVQYSSSVRQEFPLGRFHTKKDIKAAVRNMSYMEKGTMTGAALKYLIDNSFTVSSGARPGAQKVGIVFTDGRSQDYINDAAKKAKDLGFKMFAVGVGNAVEDELREIASEPVAEHYFYTADFKTIDQIGKKLQKKICVEEDPCACESLVKFQTTVEGLLQALTRKLEAVSKRLAVLENRVV; via the exons ATGAGGGCCATCTCGGGCACCAGCCTCGTGCTGTGTGGCCTCCTGCTGTGGCTCCAGGCCCCGTGCACGCTGGGCCTCGCCCCCCAGTCCAGAG GGCACCTCTGCCGGACCCGGCCCGCCGACCTGGTGTTTGTGGTGGACAGCTCGCGCAGTGTGAGGCCCGTGGAGTTCGAGAAGGTGAAGGTGTTCTTGTCCCAGGTCATCGAGTCGCTGGATGTGGGGCCCAACGCCACCCGGGTGGGCGTGGTCAACTACGCCAGCGCCGTGAAGCAGGAGTTCCCCCTGCGGGCCCACGGCTCCAAGGCCGCGCTGCTGCGGGCCGTTCGCGGCATCCGGCCGCTGTCCACGGGGACCATGACCGGTCTGGCCATCCAGTTCGCCATCACCAAAGCCTTCAGCGACGCCGAGGGGGGCCGTGCCAGGTCCCCCGACATCAGCAAG GTGGTCATCGTGGTGACGGACGGGAGGCCCCAGGACAGCGTGCGGGACGTGTCTGCACGGGCCCGGGCCAGCGGTATTGAGCTGTTCGCCATCGGCGTGGGCCGCGTGGACAAGGCCACGCTGCGGCAGATCGCCAGCGAGCCGCAGGACGAGCACGTCGACTACGTGGAGAGCTACAGCGTCATCGAAAAGCTGTCCAAGAAGTTCCAGGAGGCCTTCTGCG TGGTGTCAGACCTGTGTGTCACAGGAGACCACGACTGTGAGCAGGTGTGCCTCAGCTCCCCGGGCTCCTACACCTGCGCCTGTCGGGAGGGCTTCGCCTTGAACAGTGATGGCAAGACCTGCAACG tATGCAACGGCCGTGGTGGCAGTTCGGCCACTGACTTGGTCTTTCTCATCGATGGATCCAAAAGCGTGCGGCCGGAGAACTTTGAGCTGGTGAAGAAGTTCATCAATCAGATCGTGGACACGCTGGACGTGTCGGACAAACTGGCCCAAGTGGGGCTGGTGCAGTACTCCAGCTCCGTCCGCCAGGAGTTCCCGCTGGGCCGCTTCcacacaaagaaggacattaaGGCAGCTGTGCGGAACATGTCTTACATGGAGAAGGGCACCATGACCGGGGCTGCCCTCAAGTACCTCATTGACAATTCCTTCACCGTGTCCAGCGGGGCGAGGCCCGGTGCCCAGAAGGTGGGCATTGTCTTCACTGACGGCCGGAGCCAGGACTACATTAATGATGCTGCCAAGAAGGCCAAGGACCTTG GCTTTAAGATGTTTGCTGTGGGTGTGGGCAATGCCGTGGAGGACGAGCTGAGGGAAATCGCCTCAGAGCCCGTGGCCGAACACTACTTCTACACGGCTGACTTCAAGACCATCGACCAGATTGGCAAGAAGTTGCAGAAGAAGATCTGTGTGG AGGAAGACCCGTGTGCCTGCGAGTCACTTGTGAAATTCCAGACCACGGTGGAGGGGTTGCTGCAGGCCCTGACCAGGAAAC TGGAAGCTGTGAGTAAGCGGCTGGCCGTCCTGGAGAACAGAGTCGTCTAA